In bacterium 336/3, the following proteins share a genomic window:
- a CDS encoding cysteine sulfinate desulfinase → MNSTAILDIQSIRKQFPILHQQVNGKPLVYLDNAATSQKPQSVINALTAYYEGYNANIHRGAHYLAAKATDIYEQTRHKIAQFLNAPSPDEIIFVRGTTEGINLVASTFGRKMIQKGDEIIISTMEHHSNIVPWQMLCEEKGAVLKVIPITDSGELILEEYEKLLSEKTKLVSIVHISNALGTINPVKEMIQMAHKVGAKVFVDGAQGAVHLDIDVQDLDCDFYAFSGHKVYAPTGIGALYGKREILEVIPPYHGGGEMIKEVTFEKTTYNDLPFKFEAGTPNIADVIAFGTALDFVADLGKNNIATHEQQLLEYGTQKIQEIEGLRIIGTAKHKASVISFVFDDIHHSDVGTLLDNQGIAVRTGHHCTQPLMKRLGLSGTTRASFAVYNTFEEVDALIVGLQKVVKMMS, encoded by the coding sequence ATGAACTCAACAGCCATTTTAGATATACAATCTATTCGCAAACAATTTCCGATATTGCACCAACAAGTAAACGGAAAACCTTTGGTTTATCTAGACAATGCAGCTACTTCTCAAAAACCTCAAAGTGTTATCAATGCTCTTACAGCTTATTATGAGGGCTATAATGCTAATATCCACAGAGGAGCACATTATCTAGCTGCTAAAGCTACAGATATTTATGAGCAAACTCGCCATAAAATTGCTCAATTTTTAAATGCACCAAGCCCTGACGAGATTATTTTTGTAAGAGGTACAACTGAAGGCATTAATTTGGTAGCCAGCACTTTTGGACGAAAAATGATACAAAAAGGAGATGAAATTATCATTTCTACCATGGAACATCACTCCAATATTGTTCCTTGGCAGATGCTTTGTGAAGAAAAAGGGGCAGTTTTAAAAGTAATACCCATTACTGATAGTGGTGAACTAATTTTAGAAGAATACGAAAAACTACTTTCAGAAAAGACCAAATTGGTTTCTATTGTCCACATTTCTAATGCTTTAGGGACGATTAATCCTGTGAAAGAAATGATACAAATGGCTCATAAAGTAGGAGCAAAGGTTTTTGTAGATGGAGCTCAGGGGGCTGTACATTTGGATATTGATGTCCAAGACTTGGATTGCGATTTTTACGCATTTTCAGGACACAAAGTGTATGCTCCAACAGGTATTGGAGCTTTGTATGGAAAAAGAGAGATTTTAGAGGTTATTCCGCCCTATCATGGTGGAGGAGAGATGATTAAGGAAGTTACTTTTGAGAAAACAACTTACAACGATTTACCTTTTAAATTTGAAGCAGGTACTCCCAATATCGCTGATGTCATTGCGTTTGGCACAGCCTTAGACTTTGTGGCAGATTTAGGTAAAAACAATATTGCTACTCACGAACAGCAACTTTTGGAGTATGGTACTCAAAAAATTCAAGAAATAGAAGGCTTAAGAATTATTGGAACAGCCAAACACAAAGCAAGTGTCATTTCTTTTGTGTTTGATGATATTCACCATTCGGATGTGGGGACACTTTTGGATAATCAGGGGATAGCTGTTCGTACAGGGCATCATTGTACCCAACCACTTATGAAACGTCTTGGACTTTCAGGAACAACAAGAGCCTCTTTTGCTGTTTATAACACTTTTGAAGAAGTAGATGCTTTGATAGTTGGCTTGCAGAAAGTAGTGAAAATGATGAGTTAG
- a CDS encoding methionyl-tRNA formyltransferase → MRIIYLGTPEFAVPSLQILVENGYEVVAVVTAPDKPAGRGNQIQMSDVKKYALSQNLNILQPEKLKDSEFLETLKALKADLQIVVAFRMLPEVVWSMPSLGTFNLHASLLPKYRGAAPINWAIINGEKETGATTFFLQHEIDTGNIIFQDKEPINQTDTVGTLYERLMYKGAKLVLKTVQAIEKGEVQTSPQIGEITHAPKIFRETCQIDWNKEHSEIYDFIRGLAPYPAAWTNLQGKNCKIYEISTEKSDISSQGQIGDVYADGKKLAFFSKSGWIEINDLQLEGKKRMLVSEFLKGFRL, encoded by the coding sequence ATGCGAATTATTTATCTTGGAACGCCTGAGTTTGCTGTACCTTCTCTACAAATACTTGTAGAAAATGGTTATGAGGTGGTGGCTGTGGTTACTGCCCCTGATAAACCTGCAGGTAGAGGAAATCAAATACAAATGTCAGATGTAAAAAAATATGCATTAAGTCAAAATTTAAACATATTACAACCCGAAAAACTAAAAGATTCTGAATTTTTAGAAACACTAAAAGCTTTAAAAGCTGATTTACAGATAGTAGTGGCATTTAGAATGTTACCTGAAGTAGTTTGGAGTATGCCATCTTTGGGAACGTTTAATTTACATGCTTCATTGCTACCTAAATACAGAGGTGCAGCCCCTATCAACTGGGCGATTATCAATGGAGAAAAAGAAACTGGGGCTACAACATTCTTTCTACAACACGAAATAGATACAGGAAATATTATCTTTCAAGATAAAGAACCTATCAATCAAACTGACACAGTAGGAACATTATACGAACGCTTGATGTATAAAGGAGCAAAATTAGTACTGAAAACAGTACAAGCTATCGAAAAAGGAGAAGTACAGACAAGTCCACAAATTGGAGAAATTACACATGCTCCTAAAATTTTTAGAGAAACTTGCCAAATAGATTGGAACAAAGAACACTCTGAAATTTATGATTTTATAAGAGGGCTTGCACCATACCCTGCAGCTTGGACAAATCTGCAAGGAAAAAATTGTAAAATTTACGAAATTAGTACTGAAAAAAGTGATATTTCCTCACAAGGCCAAATTGGAGATGTATATGCTGATGGTAAAAAATTAGCTTTTTTTTCAAAAAGTGGTTGGATTGAGATAAATGACTTGCAATTGGAAGGAAAAAAGCGTATGTTAGTTTCTGAGTTCTTAAAAGGTTTTCGCCTATGA
- a CDS encoding oligoendopeptidase F produces the protein MLKKRNFLPENFVVQEWATIEPFYKNLLERNINTVHDLRAWFRDRSELESMLSEDMAWRYIKMTCNTADENLQKSFNDFVSNIQPSAIHYNHQLNEKCLANPFLQELEKESDFRITIRGLRKQAEIFREENIPLQTELQIKEREYGAIAGAMMIDWKGEELTLQQAGNILEDKDRKNREEAYFAIQNRRYQDKDKLDNLLSELIKLRHQVALNAGFKNYRDYAFAALGRFDYSPEDCFKFHEAVSQKVMPLVEKLAEERKQLMKLDSLKPWDMQADPTGLPALKVFDNSEELIQETIACFDDLDGFLGDCLRTMKKMKHLDLDSRKNKAPGGYNYPLAETGYPFIFMNATSNLRDLTTLLHEGGHAVHSVLCKDMEINTFKEPPAEVAELASMSMELITLPFWKHFFEKSEDLQRAKKEHLEDLLAVLPWIACIDKFQHWMYENPEHSVSERQEAWVRIYSDFSPKSVDWSGVEHFKAYHWQKQLHLYEVPFYYIEYGFAQLGAIAVWKNCQKDLKLGLKGYLDALSLGYTKTIPEVYQAAGIQFDFSPAYIEELMQFVKSQIDA, from the coding sequence ATGCTCAAAAAACGCAATTTCCTGCCTGAAAACTTTGTGGTACAAGAATGGGCTACCATCGAACCTTTTTACAAGAATTTATTAGAAAGAAATATCAACACAGTTCATGATTTAAGAGCTTGGTTTAGAGATAGAAGCGAACTGGAAAGTATGCTCTCAGAAGATATGGCTTGGCGTTATATCAAGATGACTTGCAACACAGCGGATGAGAATTTACAAAAAAGTTTTAATGATTTTGTAAGTAATATTCAGCCTTCAGCCATTCATTATAATCACCAACTCAACGAAAAATGCTTGGCAAATCCTTTTTTACAGGAATTGGAAAAAGAAAGTGATTTTAGAATTACAATTCGAGGTTTAAGAAAGCAAGCAGAAATTTTCAGAGAAGAAAATATTCCATTACAAACTGAACTCCAAATCAAAGAACGTGAATATGGAGCCATTGCAGGGGCAATGATGATAGACTGGAAAGGTGAAGAACTCACTTTGCAACAAGCAGGCAATATTTTAGAAGATAAAGACAGAAAAAATAGAGAAGAAGCCTATTTTGCTATCCAAAACAGACGTTATCAGGACAAAGATAAATTAGATAATTTACTTTCAGAACTTATCAAACTACGCCATCAGGTAGCCCTGAATGCAGGTTTTAAAAACTACAGAGACTATGCTTTTGCTGCTTTGGGCAGATTTGATTACAGCCCTGAAGATTGCTTCAAATTTCATGAGGCAGTAAGCCAGAAAGTAATGCCACTCGTTGAAAAACTTGCTGAAGAAAGAAAACAACTCATGAAACTCGATAGCCTGAAGCCTTGGGATATGCAAGCCGACCCTACGGGTTTACCTGCTCTCAAAGTTTTTGACAATTCAGAAGAACTTATCCAAGAAACCATTGCTTGTTTTGATGATTTGGATGGTTTTCTGGGTGATTGCCTGAGAACTATGAAAAAAATGAAGCATCTTGACCTTGATTCTCGTAAAAATAAAGCTCCTGGTGGTTACAATTACCCATTAGCTGAAACGGGCTATCCTTTTATTTTTATGAATGCAACGTCTAATCTAAGAGATTTAACAACTCTCTTACATGAGGGAGGACATGCTGTTCACTCTGTACTTTGTAAAGATATGGAAATCAATACCTTTAAAGAGCCACCAGCAGAAGTAGCTGAATTGGCTTCTATGAGTATGGAGTTGATTACATTGCCATTTTGGAAACATTTTTTTGAGAAATCAGAAGATTTACAAAGAGCTAAAAAAGAGCATTTGGAAGATTTATTGGCTGTATTGCCTTGGATTGCCTGTATCGATAAATTTCAACATTGGATGTATGAAAATCCTGAACATAGTGTTTCAGAGCGTCAAGAGGCTTGGGTACGTATTTACTCCGATTTTTCGCCTAAATCTGTTGATTGGAGTGGGGTAGAACATTTCAAAGCTTATCATTGGCAAAAACAATTACATTTGTACGAAGTGCCTTTCTATTACATAGAATATGGCTTTGCACAATTGGGAGCCATTGCTGTATGGAAAAACTGCCAAAAAGATTTAAAATTGGGGTTGAAAGGCTATTTAGATGCTTTGTCTTTGGGCTATACCAAAACTATTCCTGAAGTTTATCAGGCAGCAGGTATTCAGTTCGACTTTTCACCTGCTTATATTGAGGAATTGATGCAATTTGTAAAAAGTCAGATTGATGCGTAA
- a CDS encoding cytochrome C4 encodes MEFELNCTPLSTWLPYKDVAIIAGPCSAETEEQLVATCLQLKNLNISALRAGIWKPRTRPGNFEGHGEIALPWIQTVKKEVNLPFAIEVATPQHIELALKYGVDILWIGARTTVNPFNVQDLADALRGVDIPVMVKNPVNPDLALWLGAIERLHKVGINKIAAIHRGFSSLQESKYRNPPTWQIPLELKRIFPQLPIICDPSHITGVRSLVAQVSQKALDLNYEGLMIETHITPDKAWSDAKQQVNPEELGEMIANFQIRKQKTDDVEFNNHLEQLRKQIDEIDRELIEVFATRMKLVEQIGDYKKDNNISIFQLDRWNEIFRTRPIWAEKMGLSKDLIQEIYKLIHVESIRKQTEVMTKITEKA; translated from the coding sequence ATGGAATTTGAATTAAATTGTACGCCTCTTTCTACATGGTTGCCCTATAAAGATGTGGCTATTATCGCAGGACCATGTAGTGCCGAAACAGAGGAGCAACTTGTTGCTACTTGTTTACAACTTAAAAACCTTAATATTAGTGCTTTAAGAGCTGGTATTTGGAAACCTCGTACCCGTCCTGGTAACTTTGAAGGACATGGAGAAATAGCATTGCCTTGGATACAAACTGTAAAAAAAGAAGTCAATTTGCCTTTTGCCATTGAAGTGGCAACACCTCAGCATATTGAACTTGCTTTGAAATATGGCGTGGATATACTTTGGATTGGAGCAAGAACAACTGTAAATCCATTTAATGTACAAGATTTGGCTGATGCTTTAAGGGGTGTGGATATCCCTGTCATGGTTAAAAACCCTGTAAACCCTGATTTAGCACTGTGGCTGGGTGCTATTGAGCGTCTTCATAAAGTGGGTATCAATAAAATTGCAGCTATTCATAGAGGTTTTTCTTCTCTACAAGAAAGTAAATATAGAAATCCTCCGACATGGCAAATACCTTTGGAGTTGAAACGTATTTTTCCTCAATTGCCTATTATTTGCGACCCAAGCCACATTACAGGAGTAAGAAGTCTGGTAGCTCAAGTATCTCAAAAAGCTTTAGATTTGAATTATGAAGGCTTGATGATTGAAACGCACATCACACCTGACAAGGCTTGGAGTGATGCAAAACAGCAAGTAAACCCTGAAGAATTGGGTGAAATGATAGCTAATTTCCAAATTAGAAAGCAAAAAACGGATGATGTAGAGTTTAACAATCATTTGGAACAATTACGTAAACAAATAGACGAAATAGATAGAGAACTGATTGAAGTTTTTGCTACTCGTATGAAACTTGTTGAACAAATAGGTGATTATAAAAAAGATAATAATATCAGTATTTTTCAATTAGACCGTTGGAATGAGATTTTCCGTACTCGCCCTATTTGGGCAGAAAAAATGGGGTTAAGCAAAGATTTGATTCAAGAAATTTATAAACTCATCCATGTGGAGTCTATTCGTAAACAAACTGAAGTGATGACAAAAATTACTGAAAAAGCATAA
- a CDS encoding secretion protein HlyD: protein MSKKKKSNRIIWYLVGGVVLLVIVSVVLSKGKKNLETVEVTDVKNVVITEKVGASGKVQPETEIKLSPDVSGEITELYVKEGDSVVKGQLLLRIRPDNYELAVQRSQASLNTSKASLAQSQSRQLQAEAQFMRAQANYTRQKGLFEQKIISALEFEQSTAEYKVAQQDLESAKQAVVASQYNIQSASSTVNETIQNLTRTSVYAPISGVVSKLAVEKGERVVGTAQMAGTELLRIANLNDMEVRVDVNENDIVRVALGDTADVEVEAYRNRKFKGIVTSIANTANQALTTESVTEFQVKVRILGESYKDLKAKSGRLSPFRPGTSASVEVITETKANVLAVPLAAVVAKSSDEIKKQGKKGEENSKNADNSKDNKKSKEETEKKEFVFVFDSTTKKVSLKEVKTGISDFENIEVITGLKAGEKIVIGPFQAIDKKLKEGDEVQLADATKKDKEKKK from the coding sequence ATGAGTAAAAAGAAGAAATCAAATCGTATTATTTGGTATTTGGTGGGAGGAGTTGTGTTGTTAGTAATTGTTTCCGTTGTATTGAGTAAGGGCAAGAAAAACTTAGAAACTGTGGAAGTTACAGATGTCAAAAATGTAGTTATCACAGAAAAAGTAGGGGCTTCGGGTAAAGTACAACCTGAAACTGAAATTAAATTGAGTCCAGATGTTTCTGGTGAAATCACAGAATTGTATGTAAAAGAAGGAGATTCGGTAGTAAAAGGGCAACTTTTATTACGTATTCGCCCAGACAATTATGAATTGGCTGTTCAGCGTTCACAAGCATCTTTGAACACCAGTAAAGCAAGTTTAGCTCAGTCTCAATCTAGACAATTACAAGCTGAGGCTCAGTTTATGCGTGCTCAAGCTAATTATACTCGTCAGAAAGGCTTATTTGAGCAAAAAATTATTTCAGCATTGGAATTTGAACAATCCACAGCAGAGTATAAAGTGGCTCAACAAGATTTGGAATCAGCTAAGCAAGCTGTTGTTGCCTCACAATACAATATACAAAGTGCAAGTTCTACTGTTAATGAAACCATCCAGAATTTAACAAGAACTTCTGTTTATGCTCCTATCAGTGGTGTTGTTTCTAAACTTGCCGTAGAAAAAGGTGAAAGAGTAGTGGGTACTGCTCAAATGGCTGGTACAGAGCTTTTAAGAATTGCAAACCTCAATGATATGGAGGTTCGTGTGGATGTAAACGAAAATGATATTGTTCGTGTAGCTCTTGGCGATACGGCAGATGTAGAAGTAGAGGCTTATAGAAATCGAAAATTCAAAGGAATTGTAACTTCTATTGCCAATACAGCTAATCAGGCTCTCACAACTGAATCTGTTACTGAGTTTCAGGTAAAAGTACGTATTTTAGGAGAATCTTATAAAGATTTGAAAGCTAAAAGTGGTCGTTTATCACCTTTCCGCCCTGGTACAAGTGCCAGTGTAGAAGTTATCACTGAAACAAAAGCCAATGTATTGGCTGTGCCTCTTGCAGCAGTTGTTGCCAAAAGCTCTGATGAAATTAAAAAACAAGGTAAAAAAGGAGAAGAAAACTCTAAAAATGCTGACAATTCCAAAGACAATAAGAAAAGTAAAGAAGAAACAGAAAAGAAAGAATTTGTTTTTGTATTTGATAGTACTACCAAAAAAGTTTCTTTGAAAGAAGTAAAAACAGGTATCAGCGATTTTGAAAATATTGAAGTTATTACAGGCTTAAAAGCTGGCGAGAAGATTGTTATTGGACCATTCCAAGCGATAGACAAAAAGCTTAAAGAAGGTGATGAAGTTCAACTAGCAGACGCTACCAAAAAAGATAAAGAAAAGAAGAAATAA
- a CDS encoding anthranilate phosphoribosyltransferase: protein MKEILNHLFEHKTLSKSEATEILKNIALNKYNNSQIAAFMTVYLMRSITVEELEGFRDAMLDLCIGLDLNAYNPIDLCGTGGDGKNTFNISTLASFVVAGAGQAVAKHGNYGVSSACGSSNVLEYFGIKFTSDKNSIQKQLDQANICILHAPLFHPALKNVAPIRRELGVKTFFNMLGPMVNPAFPKNQMVGVFSLELARLYAYLYQQTDKNFSIVHSLDGYDEISLTSDFKVFSRNEDILTQVESLNTEKLSLEQISGGDTIEESAQIFMNVLKNEGTQPQKSVVVANASMALKTAQPHKTLTECIGMATESLESGKALQAFETLKKVAS from the coding sequence ATGAAAGAAATTCTCAATCATCTTTTTGAACATAAAACACTTAGTAAATCGGAAGCTACTGAAATACTCAAAAATATAGCTCTTAACAAATATAATAATTCTCAAATTGCTGCCTTCATGACAGTTTATCTGATGCGAAGTATTACAGTAGAAGAATTAGAAGGTTTCAGAGATGCTATGCTCGATTTGTGTATTGGCTTGGATTTGAATGCCTACAACCCTATTGATTTGTGTGGAACAGGTGGAGATGGCAAAAACACATTCAATATTTCTACACTTGCCTCGTTTGTGGTAGCTGGAGCAGGGCAGGCTGTTGCCAAACATGGTAATTATGGTGTTTCATCGGCTTGTGGTAGTTCCAATGTTTTAGAATATTTTGGTATTAAATTTACTAGTGACAAAAATTCTATCCAAAAACAACTTGACCAAGCCAATATTTGTATTTTGCATGCTCCTTTGTTTCATCCTGCTCTCAAAAATGTAGCTCCTATTCGTAGAGAATTGGGTGTAAAAACCTTTTTTAATATGTTGGGACCTATGGTAAACCCTGCCTTTCCCAAAAACCAAATGGTTGGCGTTTTCAGCTTGGAATTGGCTCGTTTGTATGCCTATTTGTATCAACAGACAGATAAAAATTTCAGTATTGTACACAGTTTGGATGGCTATGATGAAATTTCACTTACAAGCGATTTCAAGGTGTTTTCAAGAAATGAAGATATCTTGACTCAAGTAGAAAGTTTAAACACTGAAAAGCTAAGTTTGGAGCAAATTAGTGGTGGTGATACGATTGAAGAATCTGCTCAAATTTTTATGAATGTTCTTAAAAATGAAGGAACTCAGCCTCAAAAATCTGTTGTTGTTGCCAATGCCTCCATGGCTCTCAAAACTGCCCAACCACATAAAACACTTACAGAATGTATAGGAATGGCTACTGAAAGTCTTGAAAGTGGCAAAGCTCTACAAGCATTTGAAACATTAAAAAAAGTAGCTTCTTAA